One Pectobacterium polaris DNA window includes the following coding sequences:
- a CDS encoding YicC/YloC family endoribonuclease, with protein sequence MIRSMTAYARREIKGNWGSAAWELRSVNQRYLETYLRLPEQFRSLEPVARERIRARLTRGKIECNLRFELDPSAQSALILNEKLAKQLVNAANWVKMQSDEGEINPVDILRWPGVMSAEEQDLDAISAELLTALEGALDDFIAARESEGDALKGMIEQRLAGVSAEVVKVRAQMPNILLWQRERLQSKLEDAQVQLENNRLEQELVLMAQRVDVSEELDRLDAHVKETYKILKKEEAVGRRLDFMMQEFNRESNTLASKSINADVTASAIELKVLIEQMREQIQNIE encoded by the coding sequence ATGATTCGCAGCATGACCGCTTACGCCCGCCGAGAGATCAAGGGCAACTGGGGAAGCGCAGCCTGGGAACTGCGTTCCGTTAACCAGCGCTATCTGGAAACCTATCTTCGTTTACCGGAACAATTCCGCAGCCTCGAACCTGTTGCACGTGAGCGCATCCGCGCCCGTTTAACCCGTGGCAAAATCGAATGCAACCTGCGTTTTGAGCTCGACCCGAGTGCACAAAGTGCGCTGATCCTGAACGAAAAGCTGGCTAAACAGCTGGTTAATGCCGCCAACTGGGTCAAGATGCAGAGCGACGAAGGGGAAATCAACCCGGTTGATATCCTGCGCTGGCCCGGCGTGATGTCGGCGGAAGAGCAGGATCTGGACGCCATCAGCGCCGAACTGCTGACAGCACTGGAAGGCGCGCTGGATGATTTCATCGCCGCCCGTGAAAGCGAAGGTGATGCGCTGAAAGGGATGATCGAACAGCGTCTGGCTGGTGTCAGCGCCGAAGTCGTCAAAGTCCGCGCCCAGATGCCGAACATCCTGCTATGGCAGCGCGAGCGCCTGCAAAGCAAGCTGGAAGATGCACAGGTACAGCTGGAAAATAACCGTCTGGAACAGGAACTGGTTCTGATGGCACAACGCGTCGACGTCTCGGAAGAACTGGACCGCCTCGACGCCCACGTCAAAGAAACCTACAAAATCCTGAAAAAAGAAGAAGCCGTCGGCCGCCGCCTCGACTTCATGATGCAGGAATTCAACCGCGAATCGAACACGCTGGCCTCGAAATCCATCAACGCCGACGTCACCGCTTCAGCCATTGAACTGAAAGTGCTGATCGAGCAAATGCGGGAACAGATTCAGAATATTGAGTAA
- a CDS encoding AI-2E family transporter: MNIKGLTKGFFILILFIVTLAFFDILAPYYSAILWAAVLAIIFHPLKSKIRQKLNDRNGIASLLTVLIIFLLVFIPLGIIVSSLVVEINGVYTRLQDSNTQFPVVLAELIQHLPKWARHFLAEHNLDNAAKIQQELSQVVLKGGQYLAGSVLLIGKGTFTFFIGFGVMLYLLFFLLKDGAYLVNLILESLPLSTHVKHHLLVKFAAVSRATVKGTVVVAIVQGTLGGIAFSIAGIEGSLLWGSLMAFLSLIPAVGSAIIWVPAAIFLFATDMLWQAIFIVAFFVLVIGLVDNILRPLLVGKDTKMPDYLILIATLGGMEIYGINGFVIGPLIAALFIACWNILSGRDNQENIEGIDEDFIEEGRQHPSMAKPEQNEMLENQAAEGQEVERKTTE; the protein is encoded by the coding sequence GTGAATATTAAAGGGCTTACGAAGGGATTCTTCATCCTTATCTTATTTATCGTCACGTTGGCGTTTTTTGACATCCTGGCACCGTATTATTCCGCCATCTTGTGGGCGGCGGTGCTGGCCATTATCTTCCATCCGCTGAAAAGCAAAATTCGGCAAAAATTGAACGATCGCAACGGCATTGCCTCGTTGCTGACCGTCCTGATCATCTTCCTGCTCGTCTTCATTCCGTTGGGGATCATTGTTTCCTCGCTGGTGGTTGAAATTAACGGGGTTTACACCCGATTGCAGGACAGTAATACGCAATTTCCGGTGGTGCTGGCGGAGCTGATTCAGCATCTGCCGAAGTGGGCACGACATTTCCTCGCGGAACACAATCTGGATAACGCCGCCAAAATACAGCAAGAGCTTTCTCAGGTTGTGCTGAAAGGTGGGCAATATCTGGCGGGAAGCGTGCTGCTGATTGGCAAAGGCACATTCACCTTCTTCATTGGTTTCGGGGTGATGCTCTACCTGCTTTTCTTCCTCCTGAAAGACGGAGCCTATCTGGTTAACCTGATTCTGGAATCGCTACCGCTTTCCACCCATGTTAAGCATCACCTGCTGGTGAAGTTTGCCGCCGTATCTCGGGCGACAGTGAAAGGCACCGTGGTTGTGGCGATTGTGCAGGGGACTCTAGGCGGGATTGCGTTCTCCATCGCAGGAATAGAAGGCAGCCTGCTGTGGGGCTCGCTGATGGCGTTCCTGTCGCTTATTCCCGCAGTGGGGTCGGCGATTATCTGGGTGCCTGCCGCTATCTTCCTGTTCGCGACGGATATGCTCTGGCAAGCCATCTTCATTGTCGCGTTCTTCGTGCTGGTGATTGGGCTGGTGGACAACATTTTGCGCCCGCTGTTGGTGGGGAAAGACACCAAAATGCCGGATTACCTGATTCTGATCGCCACGCTGGGCGGCATGGAAATCTACGGCATCAACGGTTTTGTGATTGGCCCGCTGATTGCTGCGCTGTTCATCGCCTGTTGGAACATCCTCTCTGGTCGCGATAATCAGGAAAATATTGAAGGTATCGACGAAGATTTTATCGAGGAAGGTCGGCAGCATCCGAGTATGGCGAAGCCGGAACAGAATGAGATGCTAGAAAATCAGGCAGCGGAAGGTCAGGAGGTTGAACGTAAGACCACGGAGTAA
- a CDS encoding isoaspartyl peptidase/L-asparaginase family protein, with the protein MTKPVIVIHGGAGALTRSAMSAEKEQRYLAALSEIVASGQRILAENGSALDAVTEAVRLLEECPLFNAGHGSVFTHAETHELDASIMDGRSLDAGAVSCVSHIRNPILAARTVLEASQHVMFTADGAETFAQQHGLEMVDPTFFSTDERRQQLHNAQAGSGRVILDHDGQNDPIDPDRKFGTVGAVALDSAGNLAAATSTGGMTNKQAGRVGDSPIIGAGCYANNQTVAVSCTGTGEVFMRAVAAYDVSALMEYAGLTLQQASDRVVMEKLVQMDGSGGLIAVDKAGNIALPFNSEGMYRGYGYVGEEPVADIYR; encoded by the coding sequence ATGACAAAGCCCGTGATTGTGATCCACGGTGGCGCAGGTGCGCTGACCCGCTCAGCTATGAGTGCTGAAAAAGAGCAACGCTATCTGGCGGCGCTGTCCGAGATTGTCGCCAGCGGACAACGCATTCTGGCTGAAAACGGCAGCGCGCTAGATGCCGTAACGGAAGCCGTTCGCCTGTTGGAAGAGTGTCCGTTATTCAATGCCGGACACGGCTCGGTCTTCACCCACGCGGAAACCCACGAACTTGACGCCAGCATCATGGACGGACGTTCGCTGGATGCAGGCGCGGTGAGCTGCGTCAGCCATATTCGTAACCCGATTCTAGCTGCGCGTACCGTACTCGAAGCCAGTCAGCATGTGATGTTTACCGCCGACGGCGCGGAAACCTTTGCACAGCAGCACGGTCTGGAGATGGTTGATCCTACGTTTTTCTCCACCGACGAGCGCCGCCAACAGCTGCATAACGCGCAGGCAGGTTCAGGCCGCGTCATCCTCGACCATGACGGCCAGAACGACCCTATCGATCCCGACCGTAAATTCGGCACAGTCGGCGCAGTAGCACTCGACAGCGCGGGTAACCTCGCGGCAGCAACCTCGACGGGTGGCATGACCAACAAGCAGGCCGGACGCGTGGGCGACAGCCCGATCATCGGCGCAGGCTGCTACGCCAATAACCAGACGGTAGCCGTTTCCTGCACCGGCACCGGTGAAGTCTTTATGCGCGCCGTCGCCGCCTATGATGTCTCGGCGCTGATGGAATATGCCGGACTCACGCTACAGCAGGCCAGCGATCGCGTAGTGATGGAGAAACTGGTGCAGATGGACGGCAGCGGCGGACTGATTGCCGTCGATAAAGCGGGCAACATCGCTCTGCCGTTTAACAGCGAAGGGATGTACCGCGGCTATGGCTATGTCGGTGAAGAACCCGTCGCCGATATTTATCGCTAA
- the lldD gene encoding FMN-dependent L-lactate dehydrogenase LldD — translation MIISASTDYRAAAQRKLPPFLFHYADGGAYGEHTLRRNTADLADIALRQRILKNVSDLSLETQLFGEKLAMPVVLAPVGLTGMYARRGEVQAARAAAQKGIPFTLSTVSVCPIEEVAPTIDRPLWFQLYVLKDRGFMRNVLERAQAAGIKTLVFTVDMPTPGARYRDAHSGMSGPNAAIRRVLQAMVHPQWAWDVGLNGKPHDLGNVSAYRGTPTTLENYIGWLAENFDSSISWQDLAWIREMWKGPMIIKGILDPEDAKEAVKFGADGIVVSNHGGRQLDGVLSTAHALPAIADAVKGDITILADSGIRTGLDVVRMIALGADGVMLGRAFVYALAAAGEAGVVNLLNLIEKEMRVAMTLTGAKSIADITTDSLVHATQRRLDGL, via the coding sequence ATGATCATCTCTGCTTCAACGGACTACCGAGCGGCGGCGCAGCGTAAGCTGCCGCCGTTTCTTTTCCACTACGCCGATGGCGGTGCGTATGGCGAGCACACGCTCAGGCGTAATACTGCCGATTTGGCGGATATCGCGCTGCGCCAGCGCATCCTGAAAAATGTCTCCGACCTGAGCCTGGAAACGCAGCTGTTTGGCGAAAAACTGGCGATGCCGGTGGTGCTGGCACCCGTTGGCCTGACCGGTATGTACGCCCGACGCGGCGAGGTACAGGCTGCCCGTGCGGCAGCGCAGAAGGGCATTCCCTTCACGCTGTCTACTGTCTCCGTCTGCCCGATTGAGGAGGTCGCACCCACTATCGATCGGCCGCTGTGGTTCCAGCTCTACGTGTTAAAAGACCGCGGCTTTATGCGCAATGTGCTGGAACGCGCGCAGGCGGCAGGGATCAAGACGCTGGTGTTTACCGTGGATATGCCGACGCCGGGCGCGCGCTATCGCGATGCCCATTCCGGCATGAGCGGCCCGAATGCGGCGATACGCCGTGTGTTGCAGGCGATGGTGCATCCACAGTGGGCATGGGACGTTGGCCTGAACGGTAAACCGCACGACCTGGGGAATGTTTCCGCCTACCGCGGCACGCCGACGACGCTGGAAAACTATATCGGCTGGCTGGCGGAGAATTTCGATTCCTCTATTTCGTGGCAGGATTTGGCGTGGATCCGCGAGATGTGGAAAGGGCCGATGATCATCAAAGGCATCCTCGACCCAGAGGATGCCAAAGAGGCGGTGAAATTCGGCGCGGATGGCATCGTGGTCTCCAACCACGGTGGTCGACAACTGGACGGCGTGCTATCGACGGCACATGCGTTGCCAGCCATCGCCGATGCGGTGAAAGGTGATATCACCATTCTGGCAGATTCTGGTATTCGTACCGGGCTGGACGTGGTGCGTATGATCGCACTGGGTGCGGACGGCGTGATGCTCGGGCGCGCGTTTGTCTACGCGTTAGCGGCAGCGGGCGAGGCTGGCGTGGTTAACCTGCTGAACCTGATCGAAAAAGAGATGCGTGTAGCGATGACGCTCACCGGTGCCAAATCCATTGCCGACATCACCACGGACTCACTGGTACACGCGACCCAGCGGCGGTTGGATGGCCTGTAA
- a CDS encoding nucleotidyl transferase AbiEii/AbiGii toxin family protein — translation MLKQQIRQIVQSNPDYAAVTPVIEKEILHHDIIDVLIKQGVMQRLTFIGGTSLRMCYNSSRLSEDLDFNGGHDFKPSAFEGLESEIQTYIQNKYETEVWVNKPSGEQQGDTVSWKISIVKEANRPDLPRQKMHIDVCAIPSFDLEKRPLINHYDIVVPTEGILVPVQSLQETLADKLIALAYRARRIKPRDIWDIIWIKQRGIDLSKTLVEKKLTARQKQTEDFRQALSIQLAKLMSEDEVRDDFNMEMSRFIPKPIKERTLDNPEYWAYVQGEVHAIASELLNDGAPKNPFDMG, via the coding sequence ATGCTGAAGCAACAAATTCGCCAAATTGTCCAGTCAAACCCTGACTATGCCGCAGTGACACCCGTCATAGAAAAAGAGATCTTGCATCATGACATTATCGATGTGCTGATCAAACAGGGCGTCATGCAGCGGTTAACGTTCATTGGCGGCACCTCATTACGAATGTGTTACAACAGCAGCAGGCTATCAGAAGATCTTGATTTCAATGGTGGTCATGATTTCAAGCCCTCAGCGTTTGAGGGGCTGGAGTCCGAAATCCAAACCTATATTCAGAACAAGTATGAAACCGAGGTTTGGGTAAACAAACCTTCTGGCGAGCAGCAAGGGGATACCGTTTCTTGGAAAATTAGTATCGTAAAAGAAGCTAATCGTCCTGATTTGCCACGGCAAAAAATGCATATTGACGTCTGTGCTATTCCGTCATTTGATCTTGAAAAGCGCCCGCTAATCAATCATTACGACATTGTTGTACCGACTGAAGGGATCTTGGTCCCGGTACAGTCGTTACAAGAAACATTGGCTGATAAGCTGATCGCGTTAGCGTATCGGGCAAGACGTATTAAACCTCGTGATATCTGGGATATTATTTGGATTAAGCAGCGCGGTATTGATTTATCCAAGACACTGGTTGAAAAGAAGCTCACCGCCAGACAGAAGCAAACAGAAGACTTTCGACAGGCGCTGTCTATTCAGTTAGCCAAGCTGATGTCGGAAGATGAAGTCCGTGACGACTTCAATATGGAAATGAGCCGCTTTATCCCTAAGCCAATTAAAGAGAGAACTCTCGATAATCCTGAATATTGGGCTTATGTTCAGGGCGAGGTGCATGCCATCGCGTCTGAGTTACTGAATGACGGAGCACCAAAAAATCCATTTGATATGGGTTAG
- a CDS encoding DUF596 domain-containing protein, which yields MTQRAEPARMLKREASMDDNDIYDAVATSAYGLSMGAIWQHIAVECRGNPRTYAQRQVLFFTLLERLIEEGRIRLASQGDYLQGDPKHQVDRLRHAFPPEISDDEFDDVDEYGLWFLAKAPAGVVWITPEGQESWT from the coding sequence ATGACCCAACGCGCTGAGCCAGCGAGAATGCTGAAGAGAGAAGCGAGTATGGACGACAACGACATTTACGATGCTGTTGCGACTAGCGCATACGGGCTGTCGATGGGTGCGATATGGCAACATATTGCGGTGGAGTGTCGGGGCAATCCCAGAACCTACGCCCAGCGTCAGGTGCTGTTTTTTACGCTGCTGGAACGGCTCATCGAGGAAGGCAGAATCAGGCTTGCCAGTCAGGGAGACTATTTGCAAGGCGACCCGAAACATCAGGTCGATCGGCTCCGCCATGCCTTTCCACCTGAAATATCCGATGATGAATTTGATGATGTCGACGAATATGGCCTGTGGTTCTTAGCCAAAGCCCCCGCTGGCGTCGTGTGGATCACGCCCGAAGGGCAAGAGAGTTGGACGTAA
- a CDS encoding LysR family transcriptional regulator — protein sequence MRLRHIEIFQAIVQAGTISGAARLLNVSQPNVSRVLNHAEQQLGFSLFERRTQGMIATEEGLRLIPKVQELFSHLQSISSLTEQIKTSKAHSVRLGAAHAFGQMIVAPTLVEFHKQAALVNVELVTEHFSTLCQNILQNQLDFALIFGQQVPSELLAEPLFQSTMVALLPKDSPINGPVSLEWLCNNNLLMMQHKDPLGQVLHRALRDRALQPAASLYIKTYSVIADMVLAGGGTGIVDLFTACRYADQLKIVPIDQPLPFEVTLISRRDNPQSQATLQLKQMMKNRCRDIARQNETLLYAA from the coding sequence ATGCGATTACGCCATATTGAAATTTTCCAGGCCATTGTTCAGGCAGGCACCATCAGCGGCGCGGCCCGCTTGCTCAACGTGTCGCAGCCGAACGTCAGCCGGGTATTGAATCACGCAGAGCAGCAGCTCGGTTTTTCCCTGTTTGAACGTCGCACACAGGGAATGATCGCCACCGAAGAAGGACTGCGCCTGATACCGAAAGTTCAGGAACTTTTCAGCCATCTGCAAAGCATCAGTTCACTCACCGAACAAATCAAAACCAGCAAGGCCCACTCCGTACGGCTGGGTGCCGCGCACGCATTCGGGCAGATGATCGTGGCCCCGACGCTGGTGGAATTTCATAAGCAGGCAGCCTTGGTTAACGTTGAACTCGTCACCGAGCACTTCAGCACGCTGTGCCAGAACATCCTGCAAAACCAGCTCGATTTCGCGCTGATCTTTGGTCAGCAGGTGCCGTCCGAGCTGCTGGCAGAACCGCTGTTCCAGTCCACTATGGTTGCTCTATTGCCGAAAGACAGCCCGATAAACGGCCCTGTCTCGCTGGAATGGCTGTGCAACAACAATCTGCTGATGATGCAGCATAAGGATCCGCTCGGTCAGGTGCTACACCGTGCGCTGCGCGACAGAGCGCTACAGCCAGCGGCTTCGCTCTACATTAAAACCTACTCGGTGATTGCCGACATGGTGCTGGCGGGCGGCGGTACGGGCATCGTCGATCTCTTTACCGCCTGTCGCTATGCCGACCAGCTCAAGATCGTCCCTATCGACCAGCCGCTGCCTTTTGAAGTCACGCTGATCAGCCGCCGCGATAACCCACAATCACAGGCGACGCTGCAACTGAAACAGATGATGAAAAACCGCTGTCGCGACATCGCCAGACAGAACGAGACGCTGCTTTACGCCGCCTGA
- a CDS encoding helix-turn-helix domain-containing protein — MNTRQQHRDIFSQRLKDARLLRGLSQKGLGIAAGIDEFVASARINRYEKGVHEANLVTASRLAEALDVPLAYFYATDDNLARMILTFSELSAAEQMTLLNSLENK; from the coding sequence ATGAATACTCGTCAGCAACATCGTGATATTTTCAGTCAACGTCTCAAGGATGCCCGATTGTTAAGGGGGCTGTCTCAGAAAGGGCTGGGTATCGCAGCCGGAATTGATGAATTCGTAGCAAGCGCCCGAATTAACCGTTATGAGAAAGGCGTGCATGAAGCCAACCTCGTCACCGCCAGCCGTTTGGCTGAGGCACTGGATGTTCCCCTCGCCTATTTCTATGCCACTGATGATAATCTGGCAAGAATGATTCTGACATTCTCAGAGCTATCCGCAGCAGAGCAAATGACTCTACTCAACTCGCTGGAAAATAAATAG
- the abiEi gene encoding type IV toxin-antitoxin system AbiEi family antitoxin — protein sequence MAKSDELLNALAKAVNAGGGIHSVTELAFMQGVPCDSAFRKFLADCVKKGLLRRVVKGFYESVITPPEPETAIYKIIKKLRSGVLSYISLESQLSHTGDISQVVMGRVTVVTKGRSGCFDTPYGVIEFTHTKKPVEQIAPNLYYDPDIKMYRAYKEQAIADLKHCQRNLHMLES from the coding sequence ATGGCTAAATCTGATGAGCTATTAAACGCGTTGGCTAAAGCAGTGAACGCTGGTGGTGGCATTCACAGTGTAACAGAGCTGGCTTTTATGCAGGGTGTGCCTTGTGACTCAGCCTTTAGAAAATTCCTGGCAGATTGCGTAAAGAAGGGGTTGCTAAGACGAGTGGTGAAAGGCTTCTATGAAAGTGTTATTACACCACCTGAACCTGAGACTGCCATTTATAAAATCATCAAAAAGTTGCGCAGCGGCGTATTGAGCTACATCAGCTTAGAAAGTCAGCTCAGTCATACCGGTGATATTTCACAAGTTGTGATGGGTAGAGTCACTGTGGTGACTAAAGGTCGAAGTGGTTGTTTTGATACGCCTTATGGCGTGATCGAGTTTACCCATACTAAAAAGCCAGTCGAGCAAATTGCACCTAATTTGTACTATGACCCCGACATCAAAATGTATCGCGCATACAAGGAACAAGCGATTGCAGATCTAAAACACTGCCAGCGCAATCTACATATGTTGGAGAGCTAA
- a CDS encoding helix-turn-helix domain-containing protein, producing MITRQNYHDVFCQRLKQARLAKGLSQKKLGIAAGIDEFVASTRINRYEKGVHQASIETAQQLAEALDVPLAYFYTENDELAEMMLTFLALPPEKRAEVLALVKNERNA from the coding sequence ATGATAACAAGACAAAATTACCATGACGTTTTCTGCCAACGACTAAAACAGGCTCGCTTGGCGAAAGGCTTATCGCAGAAAAAACTCGGCATTGCTGCTGGTATCGATGAATTCGTCGCTAGCACACGAATCAACCGCTATGAGAAAGGCGTTCACCAAGCAAGCATTGAGACTGCACAGCAGTTAGCAGAAGCACTAGACGTGCCGCTCGCCTACTTCTATACAGAGAACGATGAGTTAGCCGAAATGATGCTGACGTTTTTGGCATTGCCACCAGAGAAAAGGGCGGAAGTTTTGGCGTTGGTGAAAAATGAAAGAAACGCATGA
- a CDS encoding GrpB family protein, with translation MGGRTITVVDYDPQWATKYETAACAIAQALGEVAVRLHHIGSTAVPGLPAKPVIDMLLEVISLSDLDRLDHVMVDLGYRPRGENGIAGRRYYTKGGDDRTHHLHAFVVGDEHIQRHLAFRDYLRANPAVCAEYAAIKRAAALACDNNAAVYSQLKNDFIATHEMRA, from the coding sequence ATGGGTGGGCGAACAATTACTGTGGTGGATTACGATCCACAGTGGGCAACGAAGTATGAAACGGCGGCGTGTGCGATAGCACAGGCGCTTGGTGAGGTTGCGGTGAGGCTTCATCATATCGGTAGCACGGCCGTGCCGGGATTACCCGCCAAACCAGTGATTGATATGCTGCTGGAAGTGATTTCGCTGTCCGATTTGGACCGATTGGATCATGTCATGGTCGATTTGGGCTATCGTCCCCGTGGAGAAAATGGGATCGCGGGGCGTCGTTACTATACTAAGGGCGGCGATGATCGTACGCATCACCTGCACGCCTTCGTGGTGGGTGATGAGCATATTCAGCGGCACTTGGCTTTCCGTGATTATCTGCGGGCAAATCCTGCCGTGTGTGCGGAATACGCGGCAATAAAACGCGCTGCCGCGCTGGCATGTGACAACAATGCTGCGGTATACAGTCAGCTAAAAAATGACTTTATTGCCACACATGAGATGCGCGCCTAG
- a CDS encoding M55 family metallopeptidase yields MKVFISADIEGIAGVMRPEQCSPGTAEYQLARGLMEQEVNAAIDGAFAGGATEVVVADSHAAMVNLRAENIDARARLVQGKPRGYSMVEGLEQQQFDGLMFIGYHSAAGEFGVLSHTINGRAFYRVRINGEIMGESDIYAAAGVEQKTPLWLVSGDDTLQSWIAHYYPATDYACVKRAISQHAAESLSTEQARQVIRDAAKAAVEKAHRTLNSRIQAPYRLELMVAKPVLADLFCLLPNVERLDAITVGYTAQSMREITSLLGAFSYLATTQN; encoded by the coding sequence ATGAAAGTGTTTATCTCTGCTGATATCGAAGGGATCGCTGGCGTGATGCGCCCAGAACAGTGCAGCCCCGGCACCGCGGAATATCAACTGGCACGCGGCCTGATGGAACAGGAAGTGAACGCCGCGATTGACGGCGCGTTCGCGGGTGGCGCAACAGAGGTGGTGGTCGCCGACAGCCATGCGGCAATGGTCAATCTGCGCGCGGAGAACATCGACGCTCGCGCCCGACTGGTACAGGGCAAACCGCGCGGCTACTCGATGGTCGAAGGACTGGAGCAACAGCAGTTCGACGGCCTGATGTTCATCGGTTATCACAGCGCGGCGGGCGAGTTCGGCGTGCTGTCGCATACCATCAACGGTCGGGCGTTCTACCGCGTGCGTATCAACGGTGAAATCATGGGCGAAAGCGACATCTACGCTGCCGCCGGTGTGGAACAGAAGACGCCGCTCTGGCTGGTCAGCGGTGACGACACGCTCCAAAGCTGGATCGCCCACTACTACCCTGCTACCGACTACGCCTGCGTCAAACGCGCTATTTCGCAGCACGCAGCCGAATCTCTCAGCACTGAACAGGCGCGTCAGGTGATTCGTGACGCGGCAAAAGCGGCGGTGGAAAAAGCGCACCGGACGCTGAACTCGCGGATTCAGGCACCCTACCGTCTTGAACTGATGGTGGCAAAACCGGTACTGGCCGATCTATTCTGTCTGCTGCCGAATGTTGAACGTTTGGATGCCATAACCGTAGGTTATACGGCGCAGAGCATGCGGGAAATCACCAGCCTGCTGGGTGCCTTCTCCTATCTGGCGACAACGCAAAACTGA
- a CDS encoding helix-turn-helix domain-containing protein — MKKDWHKADIIAALHKKSTSMAALSRSLGLSSSTLANVLTRPWPKGEWLVAGALGVHPAEIWPSRYYDTEGSLLDRKAKIRGDKT; from the coding sequence ATGAAAAAGGATTGGCACAAAGCGGATATTATTGCTGCCTTACACAAAAAAAGTACCTCAATGGCTGCGCTTTCACGTTCTTTAGGTTTGAGTTCGTCAACGCTGGCAAATGTATTGACGCGTCCTTGGCCTAAAGGCGAATGGCTGGTTGCAGGCGCACTTGGCGTACATCCCGCCGAAATATGGCCGAGTCGTTATTACGATACGGAGGGGAGCTTGCTTGATCGAAAAGCGAAAATAAGGGGTGATAAGACGTAA